A stretch of Ligilactobacillus faecis DNA encodes these proteins:
- the wecB gene encoding non-hydrolyzing UDP-N-acetylglucosamine 2-epimerase: protein MQKIKVMTVFGTRPEAIKMAPLILELQKRQAEFETIVTVTAQHREMLDQALAIFKITPDYDLDIMKKDQSITEITANVLDKLDQVIKKERPDIILVHGDTTTTFAASLAAFYNQIAIGHVEAGLRTWNKYSPYPEEMNRQMTDVLTDLYFAPTEQSKKNLLAENHPQEKIYVTGNTAIDALKQTVTDDYQHAILEQIAPEQKLILVTMHRRENQGAPMREVFLALRDVVLTHSDVEIVYPVHLSPTVQKIAHEVLDGIKRVHLIDPLDVVDFHNLAARSYFIMSDSGGVQEEAPSLGKPVLVLRDTTERPEGLQAGTLKLVGTKQAIVKKEMLALLEDKELYQAMATAKNPYGDGKASQRIIAAIEYYFGKRTARPSDLK, encoded by the coding sequence ATGCAAAAAATCAAAGTAATGACTGTTTTTGGAACGCGACCAGAAGCGATCAAGATGGCACCACTTATTTTAGAACTACAAAAAAGACAGGCTGAATTTGAAACGATCGTGACTGTAACGGCCCAACACCGTGAGATGTTAGATCAAGCTTTAGCGATCTTTAAGATCACACCTGACTATGATCTAGATATCATGAAAAAGGATCAGTCGATCACTGAGATCACCGCAAATGTTTTGGATAAATTAGATCAAGTCATCAAAAAAGAAAGACCAGATATCATCTTGGTCCATGGCGATACGACTACAACGTTTGCTGCTAGTTTAGCTGCTTTTTATAATCAGATCGCGATCGGTCACGTTGAAGCTGGTTTGCGAACTTGGAATAAGTATTCCCCTTATCCAGAAGAGATGAATCGTCAGATGACCGATGTCTTGACCGATCTTTACTTTGCACCAACAGAGCAAAGTAAAAAAAATCTTTTGGCAGAAAACCATCCACAAGAGAAGATCTATGTGACAGGAAATACAGCGATCGATGCTTTAAAACAGACGGTAACTGACGATTATCAACATGCGATCTTGGAGCAGATCGCGCCTGAGCAAAAGCTTATTTTAGTGACGATGCATCGCCGAGAAAATCAAGGCGCACCAATGCGCGAAGTTTTTTTAGCTTTACGTGATGTTGTTTTGACGCATTCTGACGTTGAGATCGTTTATCCAGTTCATTTGAGCCCGACTGTCCAAAAAATCGCACATGAAGTTTTAGATGGGATCAAACGAGTTCATTTGATCGATCCGCTCGATGTCGTTGATTTTCATAATTTAGCAGCCCGAAGCTATTTTATTATGAGTGATTCAGGTGGTGTTCAAGAAGAAGCACCATCTTTAGGCAAGCCAGTCTTAGTTTTAAGAGATACGACAGAACGACCAGAAGGGCTTCAAGCTGGGACTTTGAAATTAGTTGGTACTAAACAAGCTATCGTAAAAAAAGAGATGTTAGCTTTACTCGAAGATAAAGAGCTTTACCAAGCGATGGCGACAGCTAAAAATCCTTATGGAGATGGAAAAGCTAGTCAACGGATCATCGCAGCGATCGAGTATTATTTTGGCAAACGCACTGCTCGTCCTAGTGATCTAAAATAA
- a CDS encoding aminopeptidase, protein MTLPNFEEKLARYAHLIVKMGVNIQPGQTAILYISVTQQKLAHLIVAEAYAAGASEVLVKWNDEYLTRQFLQHAPLKRLETTPKYQIAEADYIVAKKAARISVISEDPDALNGLLPERIATYQSSRGKALQQVRQATQNNDLTWTVVAAADEAWAKKVFPELAPQKAVDRLWEEIFKTCRIDTKDPLSAWQEHEQALQKRAAWLNQEQFVALHYTSPKTDLIVGLPKDHHWEAAGSVSQEKIKFLANMPTEEVFTAADSRHIDGYVTSTKPLSYAGHILEDIRFTFKDGQVVDVQAKDHVEILEHLLETDAGARSLGEVALVPDPSPISRSKIIFYNTLFDENASNHFALGSAYPFSIQGGTDMTPDELRKHGLNISQTHVDFMVGSNTMNIDGIKADGTKIPVFRQGDWAN, encoded by the coding sequence ATGACTCTACCAAATTTCGAAGAAAAATTAGCCCGCTATGCGCATTTGATCGTTAAAATGGGTGTCAATATCCAACCTGGACAAACTGCCATTTTATACATCTCAGTGACCCAACAGAAATTAGCCCATCTGATCGTTGCTGAAGCTTACGCTGCTGGTGCTAGCGAAGTGCTCGTCAAATGGAACGATGAGTATTTGACACGCCAATTTTTACAGCATGCACCTCTTAAACGTTTAGAAACAACACCGAAGTATCAAATTGCCGAAGCTGATTATATCGTTGCTAAAAAAGCAGCCCGGATCTCCGTTATCTCTGAAGATCCAGATGCCTTAAATGGACTTTTACCTGAAAGGATCGCTACTTACCAAAGTAGCCGTGGCAAGGCTTTACAACAAGTTCGCCAAGCTACGCAAAATAACGACTTGACTTGGACAGTCGTTGCTGCAGCCGACGAAGCATGGGCCAAAAAAGTCTTTCCTGAGCTTGCTCCTCAAAAAGCAGTTGACCGTCTCTGGGAAGAGATCTTTAAAACATGTCGGATCGACACAAAAGATCCTCTGAGCGCTTGGCAAGAACATGAGCAAGCCCTCCAAAAAAGAGCAGCTTGGCTCAATCAAGAGCAATTTGTCGCTTTACACTACACTTCGCCTAAAACAGATCTTATAGTTGGCCTTCCTAAAGATCATCATTGGGAAGCTGCTGGAAGTGTTAGCCAAGAAAAAATCAAATTTTTAGCTAACATGCCTACTGAAGAAGTTTTTACCGCAGCTGATAGCCGCCATATCGATGGTTATGTCACTTCGACTAAACCATTGAGTTATGCAGGCCATATTTTGGAAGATATTCGCTTTACTTTTAAAGATGGCCAAGTCGTTGATGTCCAAGCAAAAGACCATGTCGAGATCTTAGAGCACCTTTTAGAAACTGATGCCGGCGCGCGTTCTTTGGGCGAAGTTGCGCTTGTCCCCGATCCTTCACCGATCTCACGCTCAAAGATCATATTTTACAATACACTCTTTGACGAAAATGCAAGCAATCACTTTGCTTTAGGCTCAGCCTATCCATTTAGTATCCAAGGTGGAACAGATATGACACCAGACGAACTACGCAAACATGGGCTAAACATCAGCCAGACGCACGTTGACTTTATGGTCGGCTCAAACACAATGAACATCGATGGGATCAAAGCTGACGGCACTAAGATCCCTGTCTTTCGGCAAGGTGATTGGGCAAATTGA
- a CDS encoding cytochrome b5 domain-containing protein has protein sequence MEKEFDRKSLAKFDGRDGRPAYVAVDGIVYDVTNISAWKDGTHHGNHAGQDLSEAIKHAPHEKSVLAKLTKVGKLID, from the coding sequence ATGGAAAAAGAATTTGATCGAAAAAGTTTAGCTAAGTTTGATGGTCGTGATGGTCGGCCAGCTTATGTAGCAGTTGATGGGATCGTTTATGATGTCACCAATATCTCAGCTTGGAAAGACGGGACCCACCATGGTAATCATGCCGGGCAAGATCTAAGTGAAGCGATCAAGCATGCTCCCCACGAGAAAAGTGTTTTAGCAAAGTTAACTAAAGTAGGAAAATTGATCGACTGA
- a CDS encoding LysM peptidoglycan-binding domain-containing protein: MKLNKVLLSAATVLGFSAATAAAANADSVTVSAGDTLSHIAARHNTTVDALQKLNNLENINLIFPGQTIEVGENGEAQTQPVATTATAVAQPSAQEVAAQQAAQAQAAQQAAAQAQAAAQQAAQAQAQVAAQQAAAQAQAAQQAAIQAQAAQQVAQAQAQQAVQAQAATQNASATTSLSNDEDEARAWIANKESGGSYTVSNGQYIGKYQLSASYLNGDYSAENQERVANNYVTSRYGSWSNAKQHWLQKGWY, encoded by the coding sequence ATGAAGTTAAATAAAGTTTTATTGTCAGCCGCGACGGTCTTAGGTTTCTCAGCAGCAACAGCAGCAGCAGCTAATGCTGATTCAGTTACAGTTTCAGCAGGTGATACTCTTTCACACATTGCAGCTCGCCACAACACAACAGTTGATGCTCTTCAAAAATTAAACAACTTAGAAAATATCAACTTGATCTTCCCAGGGCAAACGATCGAAGTCGGCGAAAATGGTGAAGCTCAAACGCAACCAGTAGCAACGACAGCCACAGCAGTTGCACAACCATCTGCGCAAGAAGTAGCAGCACAACAAGCAGCGCAAGCGCAAGCAGCACAACAAGCAGCAGCTCAAGCCCAAGCAGCAGCGCAACAAGCAGCCCAAGCTCAAGCGCAAGTAGCCGCCCAACAAGCAGCAGCCCAAGCGCAAGCAGCGCAACAAGCAGCGATCCAAGCTCAAGCAGCCCAACAAGTGGCGCAAGCTCAAGCGCAACAAGCAGTTCAAGCCCAAGCAGCTACCCAAAATGCTTCAGCTACAACATCTTTGAGCAATGATGAAGATGAAGCACGTGCATGGATCGCTAACAAAGAATCTGGTGGTTCTTACACAGTTTCTAACGGGCAATACATTGGTAAATATCAATTATCTGCTTCATATTTAAATGGTGATTACTCAGCTGAAAACCAAGAACGTGTTGCTAACAACTACGTAACATCACGCTATGGCTCATGGTCAAATGCTAAGCAACATTGGTTACAAAAGGGCTGGTACTAA
- a CDS encoding TVP38/TMEM64 family protein produces MKKLRIRRRTAIYVTSILGVVLVSVLLYLFFLEHSAQFMQFFDPDKDKLLLMRTFRDRSPKDALLLILLTALTSAVPALSSSVICIFNGVCFGPFLGLLLNITGNTLGNSLVAGFFRKFSDEREPDHKHKRPNRLFERLAHFKNKMLALILGYMIPIIPSSLVNYFGAKSKISSKKQLLCIIIGVIPTSFLYAYGGEAIFNGNVVRLGVSILCVVVLGAAGIEFYRKHRHEKK; encoded by the coding sequence ATGAAAAAATTACGAATAAGGCGTAGAACTGCGATCTATGTAACAAGTATTCTTGGTGTCGTTTTAGTGAGCGTTTTGTTATACCTTTTCTTTTTAGAGCATTCCGCACAATTTATGCAATTTTTTGATCCAGATAAAGATAAGTTACTGTTGATGCGAACTTTCCGCGATAGAAGTCCTAAAGATGCGCTTCTCTTGATCTTGTTGACAGCATTGACTTCAGCGGTACCAGCCCTCTCGAGTTCTGTTATTTGTATTTTTAATGGTGTTTGCTTTGGGCCATTTTTAGGATTACTGCTCAACATTACGGGGAATACTTTAGGCAATTCACTAGTTGCTGGCTTTTTTAGAAAATTTAGCGATGAGCGTGAACCAGACCATAAACATAAGCGACCAAATCGTTTATTTGAGCGACTTGCGCATTTTAAAAATAAGATGCTGGCTTTGATCTTAGGCTATATGATCCCGATCATTCCCTCATCTTTAGTTAACTATTTTGGTGCTAAATCGAAGATAAGTTCTAAAAAGCAACTACTATGTATCATCATTGGAGTCATACCAACATCGTTTCTTTATGCTTATGGAGGCGAAGCGATCTTTAATGGAAATGTCGTACGTTTAGGGGTAAGTATTTTATGTGTGGTTGTCTTAGGGGCAGCGGGGATCGAATTTTACCGCAAACATCGACATGAAAAAAAGTGA